The Cloacibacillus sp. nucleotide sequence TTCATACATATAGCATCCACCGTATATATCCTTATATTTGACCGTAAAAATTATTCCAGAGTCCATATATGGCAATTCAGGACTCTCAGTAAAGTCATTTACATAAATCATACAAATGTTGTTAACATATTCAAATGGTGTAGGAGCAAGGTGCCTGCGGATAGTATCTTCGTCAACCTCGCACATAGCATAGACCGTCCTGCTGTTTTTACAGCTATACGGTACCATCGGCTCAGGAACCAACGGAGACTGCACAGGCATATTATTAGCCCTTTGGATTTTAAACTCACGCATAACAAGTCACCCTCCTGAATCATATTTTTGTAATAAGTAAAAAATAAGCTTATTTTTTACTTATTACAAAATATTATAATTATCTAAGACTTCGTGTCAATTGGGCATTATGTACAAAAATCCAATAACAACGCATAGATAGTCACGTAAAAACAGGAATCTCTATTTATATTATTAATTGCGCAAAAATAAAGCTTTTACACAGGCCAGATATATACAATAGCGTAAACATTACAACATTGGCGGCCCAGCCATACAGCGCCGTGCCGCCAACGAATGATATCTTGAAAATAGGAATGATTTTATGGCAGTGAGCCGCGCGGTATTTACGAAAAATACTCCGTGACCTCCGCCAGCGTTGGGATCGAGGGAGAGGCCCCCGGCTTGGTTACGCTCAAAGCCGCCGCTTTGGAGGCCAGGTCCATCGCCTCCGGCACTGAAAGCCCTCTCATTCTGCCGCCGATGAAGAACCCCGCGAAGGTGTCTCCGGCGGCGGTCGTGTCGACCGTTTTTATGTGATAGGGACGCTGGCGCACGATCTCGCCGCCGCCAATATAAGCTGAGCCACGCTCACCCAACGTCAGGATGATCTCGGCGGCGGGGAATTTTTCGCTCAGCGCCGCCATAAGTTCCGCCTCCGCCGCGGGCGGCTCGTTCTCAATTCCCAGCAGCTGCGCCGATTCTACGCGGTTCAGCATAAAGCAGTCCACATATTCCAGGGGGAAGTCCAGGACCGAGACCTCCATCGGGGAGGGGTTCAGCACCACCCGCATCCCTCTCTCATGCGCCCGGCGGATGATGTATGGGATCTCGTTTATCTCGTTTTGCAGGACAAGGCAGTCGCCGCTTTGAAAACCGGCCAGGACTGTATCCGCCTGCTCCCGCGTCACGGCGCGGTTCGCGCCGCCGTACAGGATGATGCAGTTATCGCCCTCCGCGTCGTTTTGAATGACCGCGCTGCCCGTCCACACATCTCCCAGCACGCGAACGTATCCGGTATCGACGCCCGCGGCCTCCAGCTCTTTCAGCAAAAACAGGCCGTCCTCACCGATACAGCCGGCGTGGCAGGTCTCCGCCCCCGCCCTTGAGAGGGCTATCGCCTGGTTCAGCCCCTTCCCTCCGCTGAAGATGCGTAGGGAATCTGCGGAGATGGTCTCTCCCTTTTTTACGAAATGACGTACCTTATATGTATAATCGATATTCATTGAACCAAAACATAATACCCTTGCCATCGTCTTCCTCCACGCAGCAAAAAATATTTCGCTTTACATTACGCGACATATTTACTCTAACATAGGCGGCGGCAAAAAGATATGGACCGTCATGGCGAACGATGGCAAGGCTTATTGTATTCCGCCGCGCTATCGGCCCGACAGATAAAAATAAGGCCGCCCTGCTGCCGCGGAGCGGTCTTAACATTCGGACAGTATCGCCTGTCATGCCTGATTTTGTCTCACATATCAGCAGAAGATACGCGCCACATATATCCATAACGGGGCGGTCACGGCAAAGAGTATCGTGCTGACCGCCAGTGAGGAGGTGCCGATCTGCACGTAGGTCTGGTATCTGCTGCCGATTATGATGCCCGAGAATACCGGCGGCAGGGCGCCGCAGAGTACGAGCATCTGCAGTTTATCCGGCTCCATGCCAAGCACTTTGCCAAGAACAAGCATCGCCAATGGCATCAGGATAAGTTTTACCGCGGAGTTGTATATGACCTCTTTGTTGATGGTGAACGCGTGGTAGGAGAGCGTAAGGCCCGCGGCAAAGACGGCGACGCCGGCGTTCGCTTTGGCGATAAGCTGGAAGATCGGGTCGAATTCGGAGGGGAAATGTACGCCGGCCAGCACAATGATCACCGCGATAATAGGCGCCAGAACGACAGGCTCTTTTATCGCGTTTACAAACGCCTCGGCGTGCGACGCCTTCTGCCCGTTTTTGCCGCCGGGGTTGAGCAGGAATAGGGCGATCGGGATGGCGATGGCGTTGACGACGATCGCGACGACGGCGACGACAAGGGCGACGGTCGTGCTTGCGCCGTAGATCGGTTCAAGCACGGCGAAGCCGAGAAATCCGATGGTCGGCGCGCCGCCGATCAGGCTGCTTATAGCCGCCTCCGCCTTGGTATGGTGGAAAAACTTCTGACAGGAGAAGTATGCCCAGAACTGAAGGCCGATGATCACCACAAGGCTTATCAGGAAGAGCTTCAGGTCGGAGAAGAGCATCTCACGGCTGCCTTTGACGATGGAGACAAAGAGAGCCGCGGGCAGGGCGTAGTTCAGAACCAGTTTGTTGAACGCCCGCGAGTCTTCGTCCGTAAAGTATGCCTTTTTACCAGAATAGTAACCCAGCGCCATAATGACGATTATTGGCAGCAGGTCTTTTATAATTATATTCCACATAGGGACATCCCCCTTTTTATTTTTATATCGCCGCGGCGGATAGAGGCTTCCGACTTCTTCTCAGCCGCGGCCGTTTTATTATTTTTTACGCTCCCGCCCAACGATCAGGGGAGTTAATGCGTACCGGTCACCTTCGGATTAAGGTTGCCGATATGTCCGCTTTCCGTGCCTACGGAGGGGTCGATGACGACGTTGATCAGCGTCGGCCTCTTGGAGGAAAGCCCCGCCTCCAGCGCCTTTTTCAGTTCATCCGGCGTCCTGACGAAGTATGAGTCTCCGCCAAACGCTTCGATGATCTTATCGTAGTGCGCGTTCGGATCGAGCGTCGTCGGCGACGGGTCGGAACCGCCGGAAAGGTTGGGGCTGTCTCCCTTGTAGATACCGCCGTTATTAAAGACCATGATCGTCACCGGAAGTTTGTAGCGGCAGATGGTCTCGGCCTCCATGCCGTCGAAGCCGAAGGCGCTGTCGCCCTGGATCGTTACGACCTGCCGCCCCGTGGTCTGCGCCGCGCCGACGGCAAAACCGAGTCCGACGCCCATGACTCCCCAGGTGCCGCAGTCAAGGCGGTGGCGCGGCTTGAATATCTCAATAACGTTGCGCGCGTCGTCAAGGGTGTTCGCGCCCTCGTTGACAAGATAGATATCCTGGTGGTTTTTGAGAACCTCGTTGACGGCGTTAAGCGCGTTGAAATAGTTCATCGGGCTTGTGAGCTTGTTAAGCTTTTCCGCCATCTTCGCGTCGTTTTTCTTTTTGTCGGCCTCTATCATCGTCCACCAATCGGGGGCGGCCTTCACCGCGTGCTTGGCAAGCCCCGCAAGCAGCATTTTCATACTTGAACAGATATCGCCGACGACGGGGGCGTCTATCTTACGGTTGCTGTCGATCTCTACGGGGTCGATCTCCAGCTGGATGAGCTTGCCGGCGGGATTCCAGTGTTTGCCCCTGCCGTGGTTCAGCATCCAGTTGAGACGCGCTCCGACAAGCATTACGACGTCCGCGTTTTCCATCACCAGCGAGCGCGCGGCCGCGGCGCTCTGCGGATGGTCGTCCGGCAAAATCCCCTTCGCCATCGACATCGGCAGGAACGGGATGCCGGTCTTCTCGATGAACGCCCTGATGTCGCCGTCGGCCTGCGCGTAGGCGGCGCCTTTGCCTAAAATCATCAGCGGCCGCTTGGCGCCGGCAAGCAGCGTCAGCGCCTCCTCCACCGACTCCGGAGAGGGGGCCGCGCCGGCGGCTGGGACCTTCGTGACAAAGAAGTTCTTCTCTATTTCGCCTTTGTCGACGATAGTCTCCAGCATCGCCGTCGTCAGATCCAGATAGACGCCGCCGGGGCGTCCAGATACCGCCGCGCGGATCGCGCGCGCGATGCCGACCGCGACGTCTTCGGGCCGGTTGATACGGTATGCGGCCTTGCAGAATGGCTTGGCGATATTCATCTGGTCAAGCCCCTCATAGTCGCCCTGCTGCAGGTCGATGATATTGCGGTTGCTGGAGCCGCTGATCTGGATCATCGGGAAGCCGTTGACCGTGGCGTTGCACAGCGCCAACAGCCCGTTAAGGAATCCGGGAGCCGAGACCGTCAGGCATATACCCGGTTTTTTGGTGAGATAACCGCTGATGGCGGCGGCGTTTCCGGCCTGCTGCTCATGCCTGAACCCGATATATCTGATACCAACCTCCTGGGCGTGGCGCGCCAAATCAGTCACCGGTATTCCCACGATCCCATATATTGTATCTATTCCGTTGCGCTTTAAAGCGTCAACGACCACATGCATGCCATCGGTCAAATTTGACTCCTGGCCTGTATTCTGTGTTATTGCCATTATGTATCACCTCTCTAAAATCTAAAAGCAATAGAGTCTTTCGGCAGACAGGTCCTGCGGCGTGATGCCGTGAACGCCGCAAGACCTGTGCATATCCCTCTGCTATTTTTCAGCTTTGCTGATAATATTGCCCTTTGCGCGCATCGCCTTGATCTGCTCGTCGGAATAGCCGATCTCCTTGAGTATCTCGTCGGTGTTTTCGCCAAGCAGCGGCGCCGGCCGGTATTCAGGCTCGAAGGAGGAGAACTTGGGCGGGCAGCCGATCGTGTAAAATTTGCCGCGTTTCGGCTGGTCGATCTCCACGATCGTATTGCTCTTGCGCAGAGACGGGTCCTTTTCGATTTCAAGCATGCTTAGGACCGGCCCGCAGGGGATGCCTCTGGCGCCCAGCTCTTTTGTGAGCTCGTACTTGTCTTTCGTCTTGGTGTACGCTTCGACCGCGGCGTAAATTTCCGGCTTCACCTTTTGACGCGCCCCGGGGGTGTTGTATTTGGGGTCGTCGATCCATTCGGGTTTGCCGATCGTGCGGCAGACCTCGGCGAAATCTTTGAATTCGTTCTGAACGACGATATAACAATAGGCGTTCGGGTCAGTCTCCCAGCCCTTGCACTTGTAGCACCAGCCGAGAACCTGCCCGCCCTCGACGTTGCCGGCGCGCGGCACGGTGTCGCCAAACTTGCCGTTGGGATATTCCGGCAGGTGTTCCAGTACATGCGTGTGTTCGAGAACCTGCTGGTCGCGGACTTTGATACGGCACAGATTGAGGACGGCGTCCTGCATCGACTGCTGGACAAAGCAGCCCTCGCCGGTTTTTTCGCGCTGCATTAGAGCCGCCAGCAGACCTATCAGCAGGTGCATGCCGGAATTGCTGTCTCCCAGAGCCGCTCCGGACTGTGTTGGGATGTCGTACTCCCCCTCCCACCAGCCGGTTGTGGACGCCGCGCCGCCGGCGCACTGCGCCACCGGCTCAAAGGCCTTGACGCTGGCAAATTCAGAATCCTCGTTGAATCCCTTGATCGTGCCGTAAATGAGACGGGGATTGAGCTTGTGGACCTCCTCCCAGGAGAAGCCGAGCTTGTCGGCCGCGCCAGGATGCAGATTTTCTACGAAGATATCCGCCGTTTTAAGAAGTTTCGTCAGGATTTCTTTGCCCTCCGGCGTCTTGATATCAAGCTCGATCGAGCGTTTTGACGAGTTCAGCGTCAAATAATAGAGCGCGTCGAGACCGGGGATGTCTATGACCTCGTTACGTGTCGGGTCCCCTGAACCCACTCTTTCGATTTTTATTACATCGGCGCCCAGCCATGCCAGCATCTGCGTACATGACGGTCCAGATTGAACTTGAGTCCAGTCTATCACTTTGATTCCCGCAAGCGGTGCTATCATTTTAAAAACCTCCTTAGTAGTTTAGAAATGATTTGTTTCATATTGTTATTATAGTTGCGGAATATTTATACTATACAGCAGTATTATATAAAGCATAGTGGTCAGTTTTACCCAAAAAGAAAGGTGTAAACTTTAGATAATATTGCCATTACAGATACGTATATCATGAGGTGGCTTTTAATATAAAAGTATTTAATTTGATATCTTATTATTATAAATACAGTCATATAGATAGCAACAGAAATAAAAGAGCGCCGCTATTGCCGCGCAAAGAGAGCGGGCCTAGGGTAAGTTTCGCAATAATAGATATTTTACCGAGCAGTTATTTAGTATAAAAGAAGGCCGTAAATATGCTTGTTGAGGGCCGCATATAATTTAAGCAGACAAAGCAGACAAAAAGCTGATGGGGGATACGCCGGGATTATCCCGGACGTTCCCCCATTAGATTTTTATCCTATATTAGATTTTACAGGCTTTTACTTACATACTTCCCCCGACCGAGCCTTCCCAGGTATCCACCTTCCCGGAGGGCCTCTCCTCCGCATCGAACCAGTGCGTCGTGACCGCCTTTACCTCGGTGAAGAAACGCACGCCGTCCTTGCCGAGGCAGTGCAGATCCCCGTAGAAACTTTCCTTATGACCGCTGAAGGCAAAAATCCCCACGGGGACGGGGATACCGACGTTGACGCCTACCTGGCCGCCGTCAGTCCTATAGGCGAATTCGCGCGCGTAATAGCCGCTCTGCGTGTAAATCACCGAACCGTTGGCGAACTGGTTGCCGTTCATGACCGCGAGTCCCTCTTCGAAATTCTTGACGCGCTTTATACAGAGGACGGGGCCGAATATCTCTTCGTCTCCGATCGACATCCCCGGCGTTACGTTGTCGAAAATGGTGGGGCCAAGATAAAAACCGTTCTCATATCCGGGGACCACGACGTTTCTGCCGTCAAGCACAAGCGCCGCGCCCTCTTCGACGCCTTTGTCTATCCAGCCGGAGACACGGGCCTTATGCGCGGCGTCGACCAGCGGGCCGAGGTCCGTCGTTTTATCATAGGCGGGGCCGATCTTTAATTCCTTCGCGAATTTTACGACCAGTTCCACCAGTTTGTCCGCGACGCTCTCCTGAACGCATACCACGGGAAGTGCCATGCATCTTTCACCGGCGCAGCCGAAGGCGGAATTGATGATGCTCCTGGCGGTCCGTTCAAGGTCGGCGTCCGCCATTACCAGCGCATGGTTTTTGGCCTCTGTCTGCGCCTGCACCCGTTTGCCGTGCGAAGCGGCTATTCCATATATATGCTTTCCGATGGAAGATGTGCCGACAAAGCAGATGCCCTTGATATCCGGATGCGTGAGGAACTGCTCAGATTCGCGCCTCGTACAGGTGACAATGTTGAGAACGCCGTCGGGAAGCCCGGCCTCCTGCCACAGTTCGGCGCAGCGGATAGCGGTAAGGGGCGTCTTGGAGGCCACCTTGACGACGATCGTATTGCCGGTCGCTATGCAAATGGGAACCATCCACCCCATGGGGATCATTCCGGGAAAGTTAAAGGGAGAGATACCGGCGAAGACGCCCAGCGGCTCCCTGTATGTGACGGTGTCATAGCCCTTTGAAGTATTCATCAGAGATTCGCCCACCATAAGAGAGGGAATCCCGCAGGCAAACTCGACCGGCTCTTTTACCTTCGCGATGTCGCCGGCCGACTCCGTCCAGTTCTTCCCGTGTTCACGGGCGCACAGCTCCGTCAGCTCGTCAAAATGAGCCATCAGCAGCTCGCGGAACTTATATAGGACCTGCGTCCTCTTCATGACCGGCGTGTCGCGCCACATCGGGAAAGCCTTTTTTGCGCACTCTATAGCGTGGGCCACCTCATCCGCGGAGCAGTTTGGAATTTCGGCCATGACCTCTCCTGTACTCGAATTAAAAACAGGAGAATAGTTCCCTGTCCGGGTATCAAGCCATTCTCCGCCAGCAAAGTATTTCATCTTTTTTACTTCCGACATTATTTCTCCCCCTTAATAAACATTGATACTGTTCTCTGCAACGCAGATATTATATTTTCAATTATAAAAAGTCAATATCAAAAATGATAATTAAATATCAAAAAAGAAATATTTTACGAAAGATATAAAATTGAATTTTGATGATATTGCATTTTTAATATTATCGTGATATATTTGGAAAAGAGCGAAATTAGATTATATT carries:
- a CDS encoding CoA-acylating methylmalonate-semialdehyde dehydrogenase, whose translation is MSEVKKMKYFAGGEWLDTRTGNYSPVFNSSTGEVMAEIPNCSADEVAHAIECAKKAFPMWRDTPVMKRTQVLYKFRELLMAHFDELTELCAREHGKNWTESAGDIAKVKEPVEFACGIPSLMVGESLMNTSKGYDTVTYREPLGVFAGISPFNFPGMIPMGWMVPICIATGNTIVVKVASKTPLTAIRCAELWQEAGLPDGVLNIVTCTRRESEQFLTHPDIKGICFVGTSSIGKHIYGIAASHGKRVQAQTEAKNHALVMADADLERTARSIINSAFGCAGERCMALPVVCVQESVADKLVELVVKFAKELKIGPAYDKTTDLGPLVDAAHKARVSGWIDKGVEEGAALVLDGRNVVVPGYENGFYLGPTIFDNVTPGMSIGDEEIFGPVLCIKRVKNFEEGLAVMNGNQFANGSVIYTQSGYYAREFAYRTDGGQVGVNVGIPVPVGIFAFSGHKESFYGDLHCLGKDGVRFFTEVKAVTTHWFDAEERPSGKVDTWEGSVGGSM
- a CDS encoding ribokinase, with translation MARVLCFGSMNIDYTYKVRHFVKKGETISADSLRIFSGGKGLNQAIALSRAGAETCHAGCIGEDGLFLLKELEAAGVDTGYVRVLGDVWTGSAVIQNDAEGDNCIILYGGANRAVTREQADTVLAGFQSGDCLVLQNEINEIPYIIRRAHERGMRVVLNPSPMEVSVLDFPLEYVDCFMLNRVESAQLLGIENEPPAAEAELMAALSEKFPAAEIILTLGERGSAYIGGGEIVRQRPYHIKTVDTTAAGDTFAGFFIGGRMRGLSVPEAMDLASKAAALSVTKPGASPSIPTLAEVTEYFS
- the frc gene encoding formyl-CoA transferase, which translates into the protein MIAPLAGIKVIDWTQVQSGPSCTQMLAWLGADVIKIERVGSGDPTRNEVIDIPGLDALYYLTLNSSKRSIELDIKTPEGKEILTKLLKTADIFVENLHPGAADKLGFSWEEVHKLNPRLIYGTIKGFNEDSEFASVKAFEPVAQCAGGAASTTGWWEGEYDIPTQSGAALGDSNSGMHLLIGLLAALMQREKTGEGCFVQQSMQDAVLNLCRIKVRDQQVLEHTHVLEHLPEYPNGKFGDTVPRAGNVEGGQVLGWCYKCKGWETDPNAYCYIVVQNEFKDFAEVCRTIGKPEWIDDPKYNTPGARQKVKPEIYAAVEAYTKTKDKYELTKELGARGIPCGPVLSMLEIEKDPSLRKSNTIVEIDQPKRGKFYTIGCPPKFSSFEPEYRPAPLLGENTDEILKEIGYSDEQIKAMRAKGNIISKAEK
- the yfdV gene encoding transporter YfdV, which produces MWNIIIKDLLPIIVIMALGYYSGKKAYFTDEDSRAFNKLVLNYALPAALFVSIVKGSREMLFSDLKLFLISLVVIIGLQFWAYFSCQKFFHHTKAEAAISSLIGGAPTIGFLGFAVLEPIYGASTTVALVVAVVAIVVNAIAIPIALFLLNPGGKNGQKASHAEAFVNAIKEPVVLAPIIAVIIVLAGVHFPSEFDPIFQLIAKANAGVAVFAAGLTLSYHAFTINKEVIYNSAVKLILMPLAMLVLGKVLGMEPDKLQMLVLCGALPPVFSGIIIGSRYQTYVQIGTSSLAVSTILFAVTAPLWIYVARIFC
- the oxc gene encoding oxalyl-CoA decarboxylase, with amino-acid sequence MAITQNTGQESNLTDGMHVVVDALKRNGIDTIYGIVGIPVTDLARHAQEVGIRYIGFRHEQQAGNAAAISGYLTKKPGICLTVSAPGFLNGLLALCNATVNGFPMIQISGSSNRNIIDLQQGDYEGLDQMNIAKPFCKAAYRINRPEDVAVGIARAIRAAVSGRPGGVYLDLTTAMLETIVDKGEIEKNFFVTKVPAAGAAPSPESVEEALTLLAGAKRPLMILGKGAAYAQADGDIRAFIEKTGIPFLPMSMAKGILPDDHPQSAAAARSLVMENADVVMLVGARLNWMLNHGRGKHWNPAGKLIQLEIDPVEIDSNRKIDAPVVGDICSSMKMLLAGLAKHAVKAAPDWWTMIEADKKKNDAKMAEKLNKLTSPMNYFNALNAVNEVLKNHQDIYLVNEGANTLDDARNVIEIFKPRHRLDCGTWGVMGVGLGFAVGAAQTTGRQVVTIQGDSAFGFDGMEAETICRYKLPVTIMVFNNGGIYKGDSPNLSGGSDPSPTTLDPNAHYDKIIEAFGGDSYFVRTPDELKKALEAGLSSKRPTLINVVIDPSVGTESGHIGNLNPKVTGTH